The region TTAAAACTTAAGGGTGAGTTACATAATCATCATTTCTAATGATTCATTTATTTTAAGAAACTAGATTAAATATGCATCGTCTGCTATTACTTACCTCAAGCAAAGCACGAATGGCGAGCTTGACGGTTTCTTGCCCAGCTGTCTCCTTGTAGTTTTTCTCAAGAAACTCACGTAATGAGTTAGAGTTTCTTCCAGTGGCATTTGCTTTCCAGGCTGAAAATGTCCCAAAAGGATCTGTCTGATATAGTGCCGGTGCACCTGTGTATGGGTCAAAGCCAATAATCAAAGTTGAAAGCCCAAACGGTCTAACACCACCACTTTGTGTATACTTCTATTGAAGACCAGCAATGTAGCGAGTAATATACTCAACAGTTACTGGATCCTCAACTGTAAGTTGGTGGCTTTGACATTCAATTCTCACCTTGTTTATCAAGGCACGAGCATCAGCTTTGAGCCCAGCACAGGCCAATGCAATGTGATCATCCAAATTCACAATCTTCCTCACCGTTCTACACAAAAACAACCAATAAGAGAAGATAATCTTCTTTTCATCAACA is a window of Humulus lupulus chromosome 4, drHumLupu1.1, whole genome shotgun sequence DNA encoding:
- the LOC133831996 gene encoding proteasome subunit alpha type-7-like, whose amino-acid sequence is MGRDQQEAFSYRSLDSSHLDCRRRHNDGRHRKLSGLIQSDLRRTVRKIVNLDDHIALACAGLKADARALINKKYTQSGGVRPFGLSTLIIGFDPYTGAPALYQTDPFGTFSAWKANATGRNSNSLREFLEKNYKETAGQETVKLAIRALLEGNQQRRESTSEAKTVIGLMVLVCHYCFDKAFDKFYDMYNATWKGYGL